The Deinococcus sp. Leaf326 DNA window CAGCCAACGGCATCTGGCAGGGCATTTTCAATGCAGTCCTCCGACACGCCGACCAGAACGGTCAGCTCGACTGGTCCAAGCACTTTGTGGATGGCACGGTTATTCGCGCCCATCCGTGCGCCGCAGGTGCACAGGGGGGGCAGGATGAGGCACTTGGACGGTCCCGCGGCGGATTCGGCACCAAGATTCACTTACGGGCTGAAGGTAATGGGCTCCCCATCGCATTCGTGCTCAGCGGTGGGGAACGGCACGAAGCCCAATTCTTGAAGCCATTGTTAGAGGCTGCCAAGAACCTTATGCAAAAAGGGGCTTGAGATTGTGACAGAGCAGAACACAGGCAGCCAGAAAATGAAACCCGACCAGCGTTGACGGCAGCCGTTCGAGGTCT harbors:
- a CDS encoding IS5 family transposase gives rise to the protein MSLWREEITDDQWRRLDPLLPPQIGHGRPYLDHRPIISGIIWVLRTGAPWRDVPERFGKWTTIHSRFRRWTANGIWQGIFNAVLRHADQNGQLDWSKHFVDGTVIRAHPCAAGAQGGQDEALGRSRGGFGTKIHLRAEGNGLPIAFVLSGGERHEAQFLKPLLEAAKNLMQKGA